In the Rhodothermales bacterium genome, one interval contains:
- a CDS encoding choice-of-anchor B family protein, protein MKPLLLLLSFVMAASAAGQTLYTGAMPSGRGFGGVSAVGDGELFVGSAPVGWPEGEELPGSVYRYTKDAAGQWVEAGEFRAPDGRIGDVFGRSVLVQGSTLVIGAPGLGAAYVYEKDAAGTWNAAGVIKPSTLAENALFAGANERAANRTSALAMANGRLYITSFDAEAFSGAVHVFTKTNGAWVEETILTPAEVLPGDAFGYALAAEGDRLVVGAWRAGDGRGDVYVYTAGSWEYGKIAAAQEKGAFGYDVALHGEHVLVGAPGEAGGAVRVFEGDGAAWTEAALLKAPATEQAEGLGSQGGFGGRVVVSGDALVVGSRGGGPVHVMSAGDWQPAGVLAAVDERSGEGFGLGVGFSGDVAVVGSPRADYEEGVATVFEKESAGWRPASMLATTLARMESITDGQIDCKDGGASLFSCDKVDLLSMLSVKDISTDRGVKLNDVWGWTDPETEKEYVIQGRTDGTAFVDISNPHRPVYIGELLRTEGSPGSTWRDIKVYKDHAYIVADGAGAHGVQIFDLRQLRDVPPADMPVQFEMTAHYTGVHSTHNIAINEETGFAYAVGNRAGGETCGGQLHMINIQDPTKPTFAGCFTQPEAGGTHDSQCVVYRGPDTKFSGREVCFNSNGSSFIIADVTDKQNPVTLAQVDYPDLAYTHQGWLTEDHRHFYMNDELDEMYGYVDSTRTLIWDVKELEDPLLVREFSLASRASDHNLYIRGNLLYESNYLGGLRILDITDPLNPVETAHFDTVPYGPDMPGFGGSWSNYPYFKSGVIAVSSGAEGLFLVKKQDADI, encoded by the coding sequence ATGAAGCCTCTTCTCCTTCTTCTTTCATTTGTGATGGCCGCCTCCGCCGCCGGCCAGACCCTGTACACCGGCGCCATGCCCTCGGGCCGAGGCTTCGGCGGGGTGTCGGCCGTTGGGGATGGGGAACTGTTTGTCGGGTCCGCGCCGGTCGGCTGGCCGGAAGGGGAGGAGCTGCCGGGTTCGGTCTATCGCTACACGAAGGACGCCGCCGGCCAGTGGGTCGAAGCCGGCGAGTTTCGTGCGCCGGACGGCCGCATCGGCGACGTGTTCGGCCGCTCGGTCCTCGTGCAGGGATCCACGCTCGTGATCGGCGCGCCCGGGCTCGGGGCCGCCTACGTGTATGAAAAAGACGCCGCCGGCACCTGGAACGCGGCCGGTGTTATCAAGCCGTCGACCCTCGCGGAAAACGCCCTGTTCGCCGGCGCCAACGAGCGCGCGGCCAACCGCACCAGCGCCCTGGCGATGGCCAACGGCCGGCTCTACATCACCTCGTTTGACGCCGAGGCCTTCAGTGGCGCCGTCCATGTGTTCACCAAGACGAATGGGGCGTGGGTTGAAGAAACGATCCTGACGCCGGCGGAAGTCCTGCCTGGCGATGCGTTCGGCTACGCTCTTGCAGCCGAGGGCGACCGGCTGGTGGTGGGCGCCTGGCGCGCGGGAGACGGTCGGGGCGATGTGTATGTCTACACCGCCGGCTCGTGGGAATACGGGAAGATCGCGGCTGCCCAGGAAAAAGGAGCGTTTGGTTATGACGTTGCCCTGCACGGCGAACACGTACTCGTCGGCGCGCCGGGTGAAGCGGGAGGCGCCGTGCGGGTGTTCGAAGGCGACGGCGCCGCCTGGACCGAAGCCGCGCTGCTGAAGGCGCCCGCGACGGAGCAGGCGGAAGGCCTAGGCAGCCAGGGCGGTTTTGGCGGGCGGGTCGTCGTTTCGGGTGATGCCCTCGTTGTGGGCAGCCGTGGCGGTGGACCGGTGCACGTGATGAGCGCAGGCGATTGGCAGCCGGCCGGCGTGCTCGCGGCGGTCGACGAGCGGTCGGGCGAAGGTTTTGGCTTGGGAGTAGGTTTCAGCGGCGACGTGGCGGTCGTGGGATCTCCCCGGGCCGACTATGAGGAAGGCGTGGCCACCGTATTCGAAAAAGAATCCGCCGGCTGGCGGCCGGCGTCAATGCTGGCCACCACGCTCGCCCGCATGGAATCCATCACCGACGGGCAGATCGACTGTAAGGATGGGGGGGCTAGCCTGTTTAGCTGCGACAAGGTGGACCTCCTGTCCATGCTCTCCGTCAAGGACATCTCCACCGACCGTGGCGTGAAACTGAACGACGTATGGGGCTGGACCGACCCCGAAACCGAAAAGGAATACGTCATCCAGGGCCGGACCGACGGGACGGCGTTTGTCGACATCAGCAACCCCCATCGCCCGGTCTACATCGGTGAATTGCTCCGCACCGAAGGCTCGCCGGGCAGCACCTGGCGGGATATCAAAGTCTACAAGGACCACGCGTACATCGTGGCGGACGGCGCCGGCGCGCATGGCGTGCAGATCTTCGACCTCCGCCAGCTACGCGACGTCCCGCCTGCCGACATGCCCGTGCAATTCGAGATGACGGCCCACTACACGGGGGTCCACAGTACCCATAACATCGCGATCAACGAAGAGACCGGCTTTGCCTATGCGGTGGGCAACCGTGCCGGCGGCGAGACCTGCGGCGGCCAGCTTCACATGATCAACATCCAGGACCCGACGAAGCCCACCTTCGCCGGCTGCTTTACCCAGCCTGAAGCCGGCGGTACGCACGATTCCCAGTGTGTCGTCTACCGTGGTCCGGATACGAAATTCTCCGGCCGCGAAGTGTGCTTCAACTCGAACGGCTCGTCGTTTATCATCGCCGACGTCACCGATAAGCAGAACCCGGTCACGCTGGCGCAGGTCGACTATCCGGACCTCGCCTACACCCATCAGGGGTGGCTCACCGAAGACCATCGGCACTTCTACATGAACGACGAACTGGATGAGATGTACGGGTACGTGGACAGCACGCGCACGCTCATCTGGGATGTCAAGGAACTGGAAGATCCCCTGCTGGTGCGCGAATTCAGCCTCGCCTCGCGGGCCAGCGACCACAACCTGTACATCCGCGGCAATCTGCTTTACGAGTCGAACTACCTCGGCGGCCTCCGCATCCTGGACATCACGGATCCCCTGAATCCGGTCGAAACGGCCCACTTCGACACCGTACCTTACGGCCCCGACATGCCGGGCTTTGGCGGCTCATGGAGCAACTACCCGTACTTCAAAAGCGGCGTAATCGCCGTGAGCAGCGGGGCGGAAGGGCTGTTCCTGGTGAAGAAGCAGGATGCGGACATTTAG
- a CDS encoding Gfo/Idh/MocA family oxidoreductase: MKSFHINRRRFLQTASASLAYSMLGAGGLDAIYPLAPRRVGLIGTGWYGKSDLFRLMQVSEIDVVSICDPDKNQLSEAAGLIAKRQKSGKTPQTYGDYRTMLAQHEFDIVIVGTPDHWHALPTIDAIKAGAHVFVQKPVSVDVIEGEAMLAAARKYNKVVQVGTQRRSTPHLIEAKERYVDSGLLGEVSHVEMCCYYHMRANRSPELEPVPDFLDYEMWAGPAPLRPYDGLPHRGWWRAMMEYSNGIMGDMCVHMYDAVRWILGLGWPSRISSTGGIYVQKASKATTADTQHAVFEHGELNCVWQHRSWGTPADPDYPWSFKIYGDKGTLAGSPQQYDFIPVGQGERVRQECLYEREQFPEDLTEKDIELFAAPAMRRHMIDFLAAIDGGGRPVADILQGHISSASCIMANMSMDLGGRPLVYDTASRTVVGDPEATFKLRRPYRGAWEHPEPETV; encoded by the coding sequence ATGAAATCCTTCCACATCAACCGACGCCGTTTTCTCCAGACCGCCTCCGCGTCCCTCGCCTACTCCATGCTGGGCGCCGGCGGGCTGGACGCCATCTACCCGCTGGCGCCGCGTCGGGTGGGGCTCATCGGGACGGGGTGGTACGGGAAGAGCGACCTCTTTCGGCTTATGCAGGTGAGCGAGATCGACGTGGTGTCGATCTGCGATCCGGACAAGAACCAGCTTTCCGAGGCCGCCGGCCTCATCGCGAAGCGCCAGAAATCCGGTAAGACGCCGCAGACGTACGGGGACTACCGGACGATGCTGGCGCAGCACGAGTTTGACATCGTGATCGTCGGCACGCCAGACCACTGGCATGCGCTCCCGACGATCGACGCGATCAAGGCCGGCGCCCACGTCTTCGTCCAGAAACCCGTCAGCGTGGACGTCATCGAGGGCGAGGCGATGCTGGCCGCGGCGCGTAAGTACAACAAGGTCGTGCAGGTGGGCACCCAGCGCCGCAGCACGCCCCACCTGATCGAGGCGAAGGAGCGGTATGTGGATTCGGGCCTGCTCGGGGAGGTCTCGCACGTCGAGATGTGCTGTTATTACCACATGCGCGCGAACCGGTCGCCCGAACTCGAGCCCGTGCCCGATTTCCTTGACTACGAGATGTGGGCCGGCCCCGCGCCGCTGCGCCCGTACGACGGCCTGCCGCACCGCGGCTGGTGGCGGGCGATGATGGAATACAGCAACGGGATCATGGGCGACATGTGCGTCCACATGTACGACGCCGTCCGCTGGATCCTGGGCCTCGGCTGGCCGAGCCGGATCTCGTCCACCGGCGGGATTTATGTCCAGAAGGCGTCCAAAGCCACCACGGCCGATACGCAACACGCGGTCTTTGAACACGGCGAGCTGAATTGCGTCTGGCAGCACCGGAGCTGGGGGACGCCGGCGGACCCCGACTACCCGTGGTCGTTCAAGATATACGGGGATAAGGGCACCCTCGCCGGCAGCCCGCAGCAATACGACTTCATCCCTGTCGGACAGGGAGAGCGCGTGCGGCAGGAATGCCTCTACGAGCGCGAGCAGTTCCCGGAGGACCTGACGGAGAAGGACATCGAGCTGTTCGCCGCGCCGGCGATGCGCCGGCACATGATCGACTTCCTCGCCGCCATCGACGGCGGCGGCCGCCCGGTGGCCGACATCCTGCAGGGCCACATCTCTTCCGCCAGCTGCATCATGGCCAACATGTCGATGGATCTCGGCGGCCGGCCGCTCGTCTACGACACGGCCTCGCGGACCGTGGTGGGGGATCCGGAGGCGACCTTTAAACTGCGCCGGCCTTACCGCGGGGCCTGGGAGCACCCGGAGCCCGAGACGGTGTGA
- a CDS encoding metallophosphoesterase, translated as MTTRVLGCIGLFVCGLAGCQRPPAVPVWSEADELPLVPADSAHADWLRLWRAWPAPEPSFTGALTEGWRYATGDPAEGLQVGLDRRPALDDVVNLPHRIPIPDTPMWYEREVDAGVATGLHINADDGAQVFQDGRRLEPVMGEYFLFDTSPFAGLLTVWVLNNALNGGLRGVYPFAGEAFEAYSDETARRVDARGLLFDAIQLADPTPAQQNAVVRALTERSREALFAGRREIPTALLAPHLPLATPPEVDSIFSFSAWGDSQGGWAVFQALANQMAVRPDAFSIGLGDLVSNGAEEGGWLSFAMALQPLLRAMPVYAVAGNHDYDGLYNDLVPRLYLQHTREDGRGPPYFSWSHAGAFFMAVDPNNTFPLGFDAAQLAWIDATMASDAWREANWRFVLLHQAPYSQGWQGYHGDTFIRDLVEARAESHRIDVVLTGHSHNYERLSKTYGNQKTHFFVLGGAGGGLEPPESSDYPVMDRVIKQHHFAVFSVTPGGVEVEVIGLDGAELDRWTSH; from the coding sequence ATGACCACACGCGTTCTGGGTTGTATCGGGCTCTTCGTATGCGGCCTCGCCGGCTGCCAGCGCCCACCCGCCGTCCCGGTGTGGAGCGAAGCCGATGAACTCCCGCTCGTGCCGGCGGACTCGGCTCATGCGGACTGGCTGCGCCTCTGGCGCGCCTGGCCGGCGCCCGAGCCGTCGTTTACCGGCGCATTGACCGAGGGCTGGCGTTACGCCACCGGCGATCCGGCGGAAGGTCTTCAGGTGGGGCTGGACCGCCGGCCCGCGCTGGACGATGTCGTCAATCTCCCGCACCGGATCCCGATTCCTGACACCCCAATGTGGTACGAGCGGGAGGTCGATGCCGGCGTCGCGACCGGGCTTCACATCAACGCCGACGACGGCGCGCAGGTCTTCCAGGACGGCCGGCGGCTGGAGCCGGTGATGGGCGAGTACTTCCTGTTTGACACCTCGCCGTTTGCCGGCTTGTTGACTGTGTGGGTGCTCAATAACGCGTTAAACGGCGGGCTCCGCGGGGTGTATCCCTTCGCCGGAGAGGCGTTCGAGGCGTATAGCGACGAGACGGCCCGCCGCGTCGACGCCCGCGGGCTGCTCTTCGATGCCATCCAGCTCGCCGATCCTACGCCGGCACAGCAAAACGCCGTCGTCCGCGCGTTGACGGAGCGGTCGCGGGAGGCCCTGTTCGCCGGCCGGCGCGAGATCCCCACCGCGCTCCTCGCGCCTCATTTGCCGCTCGCCACACCTCCGGAAGTCGACTCCATCTTTTCGTTCTCCGCCTGGGGCGACAGTCAGGGCGGCTGGGCCGTGTTCCAGGCCCTCGCCAACCAGATGGCCGTCCGGCCCGACGCCTTCTCGATCGGGCTTGGCGACCTGGTTTCGAACGGAGCGGAGGAGGGGGGATGGCTCAGCTTCGCGATGGCGCTCCAGCCGCTGCTTCGCGCGATGCCGGTGTATGCCGTGGCCGGCAACCACGATTACGACGGGTTGTACAACGACCTCGTCCCGCGCCTCTACCTCCAGCACACCCGGGAGGATGGGCGGGGCCCGCCGTACTTCAGCTGGTCACATGCCGGCGCGTTTTTTATGGCCGTCGATCCCAACAACACCTTCCCGCTCGGCTTCGACGCCGCACAACTGGCGTGGATCGATGCCACGATGGCGAGTGACGCCTGGCGCGAGGCGAACTGGCGGTTTGTCCTCCTCCATCAGGCCCCCTATTCTCAGGGCTGGCAGGGGTACCACGGCGATACGTTCATCCGCGACCTGGTGGAGGCGCGGGCGGAATCCCACCGGATCGACGTTGTGCTGACCGGCCACAGCCACAACTACGAGCGCCTGTCGAAGACGTACGGTAACCAGAAGACCCACTTTTTTGTGCTCGGCGGCGCAGGCGGCGGGCTCGAGCCACCGGAATCCTCGGACTATCCGGTGATGGACCGGGTCATCAAACAGCACCACTTCGCCGTGTTTTCGGTGACGCCGGGCGGCGTGGAAGTCGAGGTCATCGGTCTCGATGGGGCGGAGCTCGACCGGTGGACTTCCCACTGA